One genomic segment of Tursiops truncatus isolate mTurTru1 chromosome 11, mTurTru1.mat.Y, whole genome shotgun sequence includes these proteins:
- the MRPL51 gene encoding large ribosomal subunit protein mL51, with protein MRAMAGSLSWVVGRSLWGQVPLACRSFSLGVPRLFHVRVTLPPRKVVDRWNEKRAMFGVYDNIGILGNFEKHPKELIKGPIWLRGWKGNELQRCIRKKRMVGNRMFIDDLHNLNKRISYLYKCFNRRGKYR; from the exons ATGAGAGCAATGGCAGGGAGCCTCTCTTGGGTGGTAGGCAGGAGCCTATGGGGCCAGGTGCCGCTGGCCTGCAGAAGCTTCTCTCTGG GTGTTCCCAGATTGTTCCATGTGAGGGTCACCCTCCCGCCCCGCAAAGTGGTTGATCGTTGGAACGAGAAGAGGGCCATGTTCGGGGTATATGACAACATCGGGATCCTGG GAAACTTTGAAAAGCACCCCAAAGAACTGATCAAGGGCCCCATATGGCTTCGAGGCTGGAAGGGGAATGAATTGCAGCGTTGTATCCGAAAGAAGAGAATGGTTGGAAATCGGATGTTCATTGATGACCTGCACAACCTGAACAAACGCATCAGCTATCTCTACAAATGCTTTAACCGACGTGGAAAGTACCGGTAG
- the VAMP1 gene encoding vesicle-associated membrane protein 1 isoform X2 has translation MSAAAQPPTEGAEGAAPGGGPPGPPPNLTSNRRLQQTQAQVEEVVDIMRVNVDKVLERDQKLSELDDRADALQAGASQFESSAAKLKRKYWWKNCKMMIMLGAICAIIVVVIVIYFFA, from the exons AT GTCTGCGGCAGCTCAGCCACCCACCGAAGGGGCAGAAGGGGCTGCCCCAGGTGGGGGTCCCCCTGGCCCTCCTCCTAATTTGACCAGTAACAGACGACTACAGCAGACCCAGGCACAAGTGGAGGAG GTGGTGGACATCATGCGTGTAAATGTGGACAAGGTCCTGGAGAGGGACCAGAAGCTGTCAGAGCTGGATGACAGAGCCGACGCTTTGCAGGCGGGCGCATCACAATTTGAGAGCAGCGCTGCCAAGCTAAAGAGGAAGTATTGGTGGAAGAACTGCAAG ATGATGATCATGCTGGGAGCCATCTGTGCCATCATCGTGGTAGTTATTGTAA TCTACTTTTTTGCTTGA